ATCCCACCGAGAACAACCTGTTCCTGAGTTCCATCTCCGGCGGCAGCACGGACGACCCGGTGCTGCAACCCAGCCAGGGCAATGGCAATGCCTTTCTGATCTATGCCGCCGACGGCGCCGGCGCCCTCGCGCAACTGCGGCATACGGCGATTCGCCGCAGTACCACGGGCGCGATGCTGTGCGTGGGCCCGCTGCCCTTCCACCCCACCGGCCAGACCTTGGGTGAGGCAAGCTCCATTGAGCTGATCATTCACTACAGTTCGGGCAGCGCGAGCCACACCACGCGCTGCCCCATGCCCGAGGGCGACTGTGACATCAGCCCGAGCACGCTCAACTTTACGCAGCGCGTCATCGGCGGCCCGGCAGGCACCGGCACCGAGACCCGCAGCGTGACCATCGAAAACGACGGCACCGATTGCCTGACCATCCAGAGCATCAGCAACAGCGCGCCCTATTCCAGCAACTTTTCAGGCCCCCAGGAGCTGGCCCCCAGTGACGATATCGACGTAGAGATCACCTTCGCGCCCACCGGCATCGGCAGCTTCAATGGCGTCACGCTCAACGTCAGCCGCGACCCCGCCAACGGCGACAGCAGCATCACCTGCAATGGCAGCGCCCGCAACGCCGTTGCCGCCATCGGCTTTAATCCCGCCAGCGTGCATTTCGACACCCACCCCGTCGGCAGCAGCCATACCGACAGCCTGCGGATTCGCAATGACGGCGAGCTGGACCTCACCGTCAGCGTCGCCGCCGGCGCGGGTGTCTACAGCTGGGGTTCCGTCAGCCAGAGTCTGGCGCCCACGGCCCATGTGGACGTCCCCATCACCTTTGTGCCGCCGAGCATCGGCACCCACACGGCGAACCTCACCGTCACCAGCAATGCGCCGGATTCGCCGCACACGATCACCATCACCGGCGCCGGCTGTATCGCCGAGGCGGCCATCAATCCGCAACACAGCGGGGCGATCAGTTTTGGTGAGGTGCAACAGGGGTTTCGCAGCGTGCGGCATTTTCTGGTGACCAACAACGGCTCCGGGCCGCTGAGTTTCCGCGCGCGCATCGCCGGCACCGATGCCGCCCTGTTCGGGTTGCAGCTGGAGTCGGGTTCCATTACCGACCTGGCGGCCAGCCGCACCTATACGGTGGACCCGCAGACCCCCTGCGGCCCCCTCGCCTTTGGCACCGGCGAGACCATCGTCGCCATCGGCCTGTTTGCCAACCAGGCGCCCGGCAGCATCAGCGCCGAGCTGATCATCGACAACCACAATGCCCCCGGCGCCCCCGCATCGTGGACGTTTCCGCTGGGCGCGACCATCGTCCAGCCGGTGGACGTGGATGCCGCCCTGGTACTGGATCGCTCCGGCAGCATGAGCGACATGGTAGGCAGCCGTTCCAAACAGGAGGCCTGTATCACCGCCGGCCGGCTATTTGTGCAACTGATCCGCCCCGATGTGCAGGACCGCATCACCACGGTCAAATACAACAACGTGGTGAACGTGATGCAGCCCATAACCCTGGTCACCACGGTCAACCAGCCGGGCATCGTCGGCCAGATCAACCACACCGAACTCAACCCGGACAACAGCACCTGCATTGCCGGCGGCGTGATGGTGGCCCTCACCCAGCTGGCCACCCCGCGCGCCACCCCATCGACCTCACTGAACAAACTGGTGCTGGTGCTGACCGACGGCAAGGACAACACCGCCTACCTCAACCCGGCCGACGGCCAGTACTACAGCCTGTTAGGCGGGCAGACGCGCGACCCCAACAACTGGTTCGCCACCGTCAATACCACCGCCCTGACCCGCCCGGCCGATGTAAAAATCTACGCCGTCGGTATCGGCAAGACCGACGAGATCGATACCGGTCGCCTCAGCACCCTCGCCCAGTCCACCGGCGCCTATTCGGGCATCGTCAATCAGGACCTCACCGGCGAACACTATTTCGATCTGGAAAAATACTTCACCCAGGTGTTTATGGACGCCGTCGACCTGTCGGTAATCGCCGACCCGGTGGCCACCATCCATGTCGGCGAAACCCATCGCATCGCCTTCGAGGTGCTGCGCGGCGACGTCAACGGTCTGGTGGTGGTGTACGACAAACTCGGTCTGGGAAGACTGCCCTATTACCTCGAAAGCCCCAACGGCGAGATCATCGACGTCACCGCCATCCCGGCCGGATTCCAGGTTCGCCATGGCGTCACCGAAACCGCACGCTTCACCGAATTCCGCAATCCGCTGGCCGAAGAGCAGCGCTATGCCGGCACCTGGCATCTGGTGATCAAGCACGAAGGCAAGCTGTGTCGGGATCTCAAGGACTATCAAAACTGGCACGTCAACCGACTACAGGCCGAACACCGCGAGCACCTGCAATTTGGTTTTGTATTCGGTGACTGTATCGACTACGACCAGCCGGTAGACTACGGCTTCTCCATCGGCATCGGCAGCAACCTGCGCATGCAGGCCTATGTCACCCCCGGCGTGGTCAAGGTCGGCGAACCCATCCACCTCA
The nucleotide sequence above comes from Gammaproteobacteria bacterium. Encoded proteins:
- a CDS encoding choice-of-anchor D domain-containing protein codes for the protein MACTPLSIQTGLFLTTANWSTAPSASGAHGRSVTLSATGLLIESPTGSTFHSKTATSVIKYLFFGDGHLAVLTRSDTTVSVNSVDFSTTNPTENNLFLSSISGGSTDDPVLQPSQGNGNAFLIYAADGAGALAQLRHTAIRRSTTGAMLCVGPLPFHPTGQTLGEASSIELIIHYSSGSASHTTRCPMPEGDCDISPSTLNFTQRVIGGPAGTGTETRSVTIENDGTDCLTIQSISNSAPYSSNFSGPQELAPSDDIDVEITFAPTGIGSFNGVTLNVSRDPANGDSSITCNGSARNAVAAIGFNPASVHFDTHPVGSSHTDSLRIRNDGELDLTVSVAAGAGVYSWGSVSQSLAPTAHVDVPITFVPPSIGTHTANLTVTSNAPDSPHTITITGAGCIAEAAINPQHSGAISFGEVQQGFRSVRHFLVTNNGSGPLSFRARIAGTDAALFGLQLESGSITDLAASRTYTVDPQTPCGPLAFGTGETIVAIGLFANQAPGSISAELIIDNHNAPGAPASWTFPLGATIVQPVDVDAALVLDRSGSMSDMVGSRSKQEACITAGRLFVQLIRPDVQDRITTVKYNNVVNVMQPITLVTTVNQPGIVGQINHTELNPDNSTCIAGGVMVALTQLATPRATPSTSLNKLVLVLTDGKDNTAYLNPADGQYYSLLGGQTRDPNNWFATVNTTALTRPADVKIYAVGIGKTDEIDTGRLSTLAQSTGAYSGIVNQDLTGEHYFDLEKYFTQVFMDAVDLSVIADPVATIHVGETHRIAFEVLRGDVNGLVVVYDKLGLGRLPYYLESPNGEIIDVTAIPAGFQVRHGVTETARFTEFRNPLAEEQRYAGTWHLVIKHEGKLCRDLKDYQNWHVNRLQAEHREHLQFGFVFGDCIDYDQPVDYGFSIGIGSNLRMQAYVTPGVVKVGEPIHLSAAVSEAGLPTTGCNVTVQARAPSGATSHLALYDSGYFDDGEVDDGEYANHFYATHESGGYEFLFRATGYSRDGKPIIREALRSKYVEGNQPIIPPENRPEDDRCCRLLVRLLAVGLVLLFIAVLLLWFRG